Genomic segment of Salvia hispanica cultivar TCC Black 2014 chromosome 2, UniMelb_Shisp_WGS_1.0, whole genome shotgun sequence:
CGCTAATCTCATACTCAGGTTTAATACTATCAATCCTCTGTGGCTTGTAAGAGCAATTGAACTTGGGAATTTCCAGCATATCAGAATCAGGCTTTAAAAGACCAGCCTAACATAAACATTTCATTGTTGAGATTAATAAAAGCAAACAaactagtaggagtatatattcaacaaattaaatgtacGTACGAGCATATGTAGGAAGGTCGTCTTTCCTGTCCCATTTTGTCCGAGCATCACAAGAATTTGCGAATCAGTGAATTCACCCTCCTCAACCTTGAGCCTGAAGTTTCCCCGAGTCAAAGTCATGGTTGGATACTTGTATGCAACACTTTGTCGTGCAGCCACAAAACTCTGCAagagaaattttaattatggatGGGAATTAACTACTTACTAAGTAGTAGGAGTAACAGCTTACCTTGAGAGGTTTATATCTAATCATAAGATTTTGGGTTGGCACAAATCCAGCCAGGAAAATATTAATTCCTTCTGTAACAGAGAATGGAAGAGTAACTAGGCCATGCACCCCAGGTCTCCCATGAATGCAGCATATCGAGTCCGACAAATATTCAAGCACACTAAGATCATTCTCTACCACAATCACATACctgaaaacaaattaattaaagatgatgaagatgataattgataagtagtactcctactcaatttttttttaaaaaaacataaaataattacttacTTATCAGGCCTCACCAAGGATCTGACAATTTGGGCAGCTTTGAGTCTTTGTTTAACATCAAGAAAAGTGGAAAGCTCATCAAAACAAAAGATATCTACCTTCTTTAGAGCAGCAAAAGCTATTGCAACCCTCTGAAGCTCTCCACAGGATAAATCTTCCATATTACGGTCCATAAGCTCAGTCAAATCAAGTTCTTGTATCATATCTCTTGCATTATCTTCTGCCACACAAATAAGTTTCCCAACATTGCCTTGAACAACTCTAGGGATGTTACACACGTGCTGGGGCTTGCAGCTTCCCtgacaattttataatttaattaattaattaattaattggtaCTATTTGATATgcaattgaattttaaaataaaactatgaaACCTTCAAATTTTCTACAAGAAAACGGATGAAGTAATCGTGCAGCTCAGATCCTTTAAAATAAGCCAAAATTTCTTGCCAGTCAGGAGGATCCTGCAAAAGAAAgttacattaaaattcatgtaatTGAACTCAAATTGAAATTCATAGGTAAAGAAAGTTACTACATTAAAGCGTCCCAAGTTAGGTTTGAGGCTTCCACACAAAAGTTTAAGTAAAATTGATTTTCCAATGCCATTATTTCCCACAAGGCCCAAAATTTGGCCAGCTCTTGGTATAGGTAAACTGTGAAAAATGTTGGATAAGTTAGATGGCAAGATACACAGTTTCTTATCAAACTGATATTCCACAAACAAACCTTTTTAATTGAAAGGATTTAGGCCCAAAACAATGGATTGTATCCTTGATACGCGGGTGTTTTTCATGATCAGACATCTCCCCTCTCTATTCAACTTCCTAACaattaatatgaattttaatattatactatatactagtagtactccgtagtatttgaattgattttcattacatcaaattatatgtcattaataattatatattttagtaATGCTATATAGCATCatattactatataatatttgaattagttCATACTATTTCAAATTCACTATAGATTCACTACATAAGacagaaattaattaattttgatcttTATTAATACACAATCTAGGAAAATTGACATTGTATCACTAAcattaataaatagattatatattaattaagatatATTCCATCTCTTgaacaaatatataattttttaatttaatttatggaaGCTAAATACTATTGAATATAGtatatcacaaaatttgatataattaataacgctaaattttagtattactatattatgaattttaaagttttaattgAATGAGTACacaatttagatatttttttaataacactaaattttgatattattatactgcataaaattgatttttattccaCAAAAATCAACACCAATCTATTCTTAGACCATTTCCACCGTAAAGAGGTAAATTAAGAACGCATAtgcatatattcaaaattgaagaagatatAAACTTTCAAATACTCTTTTCATTGTTGAATAAACTATTATGATAAACtattatgaataaaaagtaaatatggtagttatttttttcctcTATATTTACCTCTCCAATGGAGATGTTCTTATTAAGTACTAATGACGCTAAATTTCATATAAGACTAATGTTAATTTATGTTAACAAAATAAGTAACAGTTATTTAGAGAAAAAGACAAATGTGAAACAACCTCTTCTAACAACTTTTGTTTTCCTCAAATGAATAATTACCCAATAAAATAATCGAACCAACCACAATTCATATGTGTTTTACTACTATCTGTTAAAAtcttttgaataaataatacgaatagattttaattttaagccAAACATTATAAGCTAATGTGTAAGTTATAATGCAAAGATAATTAAGAGCAACTTAATATTAACATttgcaaataaaaacaattttccATATACATAATTAGTATACAATAAACTAATGTTAAAAtgataggaaaaaaaaatattgaaatattattagtggaaaatAATGTTCAACTCATTAGAGAAAAACaggagtaattattttcatggaatggatatgtttatttataatttttaaatgaaaattattttcagtATAACAATACATTAGtagatttattatattttctcagCTTTACTAATAAGTAATTTTAGTGCATTTTCGTCTGattgtttaaaatataatattagctacaataacaaaaaattgagtttACCTACATGCATGACTATGTacacataaatatttaaaaataattagtactcTGTATTTAATTTAGTGAGTCCCATTATATGCAAATCCACTCTTTATTGCAAAACCAGAAAATAaagatcctctttaatcataTGATTCATATAATTCCAATACCATATGCAAAACATACCTATTACATCAAATATATATCCAAATCATAttctattaaataatttcaatacaatatataaataacatCCCTTACACatataatccaaatatttactctaatttaacacataatagTCAACCACATAAAACATTAagattaaaagtgtgatttatacacaccttaTTACGGATAAGTAATTTAATCGTATCCTGAGTTCGTCTCCCGATTCACAACCCTCAATCATATCGgacaatttcctttttttctgcATGTCTAGTTTTTCTCcggtactttttttttttggcctTCTCTTATCTCATTCTGTTTCCATTAAGACAAGGCAGAAACCAATTAAtagcctatatatatattatatttttttttattatatatttaacgAAAAGAGTCGAGTCTTACTTTATACACAAATGATTTTAGTAGTTGTTAtcctaataaattaattcaaatcaagCTTGAAATTATGTTacgattcaacataaaatttctatatcacGTCTTTCTTATTGCTGcatataatacaataaataacaaaactaacttttaattaaattcacataattttaaaaatttaaagatattatattatGCACATGTACAATCTAtgtacatttatattttcccTAAATTAGTAAATACAGGTACTAGATCGGAAAGGCAATTTGAGGAATTGAACATGCAATTATCGGTAATGGATTTGTTGTTGGGCACGCTCTATTTGTCCAAACAACCCTTCAAATCACTCCTCTATCCAATTGTTttctaatcaaaatattttactttattgttattttcagAATTCACAGAGATTGATCATTGAGGTAGGcagtttgaatttattattgaatttaacTAACACTCACATGCAATTAAATCTTTTCATCTTATCTATATTTACTTTCTTATAATAGGATATTTACATTATTGTATTGATTATATATGGTGATGTACGAATTATAGTGTTTACAACTGTCAAAATTCGTCAAAAATTCTAATGGATTTAGTTTAGTACAAACACAgtgacaaaagaaaaatattgcCAATTCCACTAACTAACAATCTATATCTTGCTCACTATATCCCTAATCATgtaagaaaaggagaaaagggGGATGTAAAGTAGCAAGTAATTGATCAATTGAAAATAGCTAGGAagtaattgaattgaaaaaccAATCCTTTACTTGTCAGACCATAAAAATTTGACTTTCATCTTGCTTATTTGCTAGTTCATCATCACTACCGCATTCAGTCATGATGATCAGTATGGATTACATAAACAATCttgtttaaataaatcaaaattcatgtTCTATGTTGCATTCAATTATACTAATCGTACGTGTTTAATTTATGTGCCAAATTAAATAACAgtattaaactattaattattctatGTGTGAGGGAAGTAAATTAATGTTGGAATGTGAGTGGCTGTAGTTTAGGGGTCctaattagaatttaattaccatcactaaattaataattacattAATGATAAATGCATGGTAGAAGTATTGAACATGATCAAAAGCTTAATAGAGGGTTTCTCGAAAACTTATACTCTTGTGCATATACATTATACAGTATAGATAAACCGTAACCacaaataaagagaaaatggGACCTTTGGGTAGAGTGAGAAAGAATATCTTATAAAATATCtcaaactataaataaataaatctttgAGGTAACTTATTTCTTACAATAATCCCATTAAAAGTAATATCTTCCCACTGCATTAATCTTATTATGTGTGAAccatattcaaaaaataactGTTCTAATTATGTTTGAACGTAAACATATTTTCACTTATTGAATCGTAAAAATCTAAACCAACAAATACTAAATTGATCATACTTTTTAGTTAAGTAATTAAGGCGAGATGTATTATTCTCTATTTGCTCATGGAAAAATAGtcataatttatcattttaattcatccatTGTTACATGTTTATCTACGTAAAGTGAATCAGAATGTTAacatctattaaaataacacaaatacTAAATTGAtcgtatttttttaaagttaagtATTAATGCGAGATCTATAACTACGTACTacttaattctaattttgttgATGTAGTATGAAATATCTCCCAAATCCATAATTTGTTCACTATAGTTTTCCAAATCCACAATTCTCACTATATAATGCCTGCGCatagttattttttcaataatcaCTGTTCCTCTCAAATCACTATATAAGCCATGGagattgttttcttttattttgttttacaaaTGGCCATTTCATCTTCTCCCCATCAACCACCTCCCGCACTTCCACCGATGTCTTCGCCCAACACACTTCCATCGCCGCTCCTTCACTCACGTCCGGTGCCTCCATCACACCAAGCCGCCCAAGCCCACCGGATTAACTCACTTCCACCACGTACTTTTTTGTTCAGAGATCCAAACAAAAGTAACTACGAATTTTGATAGAAA
This window contains:
- the LOC125206872 gene encoding ABC transporter E family member 2-like; the encoded protein is MEAPDVSEGAAMEVCWAKTSVEVREVVDGEKMKWPFDPPDWQEILAYFKGSELHDYFIRFLVENLKGSCKPQHVCNIPRVVQGNVGKLICVAEDNARDMIQELDLTELMDRNMEDLSCGELQRVAIAFAALKKVDIFCFDELSTFLDVKQRLKAAQIVRSLVRPDKYVIVVENDLSVLEYLSDSICCIHGRPGVHGLVTLPFSVTEGINIFLAGFVPTQNLMIRYKPLKSFVAARQSVAYKYPTMTLTRGNFRLKVEEGEFTDSQILVMLGQNGTGKTTFLHMLAGLLKPDSDMLEIPKFNCSYKPQRIDSIKPEYEISVKMLLRANIPDAFRNPHFLCNVFEPLSIQKFVNKDVGYLSTGELQKLSLTLCLGKPADVYLIDEPSTYLDSETRIVASNVIKNFIRHVRKTAIVVEHDFTMATYLADRVIVYEGKPSIDCVANSPQSLLTGMNLFLSHLDITLRRDPTSSLHRYNKHGSTEDREQKATGSYYYMGD